One genomic segment of Parus major isolate Abel chromosome 10, Parus_major1.1, whole genome shotgun sequence includes these proteins:
- the FAM214A gene encoding protein FAM214A isoform X7 produces the protein MLLWKNNIPIMVEVMLLPDCCYSDEGPTTEGNDLNDPAIKQDALLLERWILEPVPRQSGDRFIEEKTLLLAVRSFVFFSQLSAWLSVSHGAVPRNILYRVSAADVDLQWTFSQTPTEHVFPVPNVSHNVALRVSVQSLPRQSNYPVLTCSIHTNLGFYEKRMQERKFHQCSDPSAAQQCSTSSPQRFRGKQTWTMTPERLLNGKKMPEFTTSFRNLKLYPSTGLGSDFGASQSKVQCYNSTANIKTQSHETPVRTFKSYSLVDSRVSNSHCSHQPTGETNPLIGSLLQERQEVIARIAQHLIHCDPATSPVVAGRPFTTHENISATPKAFRSTFEEENLPRKSKESSPVSAANLDNAIQEDGGEGKTRAVPEVTLLDARVPGNHCGRQSAGESNPLIDSLLQERQEVIARIAQHLIHCDPATSHIAGRPFKMHEANPVTSKIFRSTYEDENLLKKGKEPPSVSFAKSNFSLLEDSSKSGTKTPDTPITPSRFDGELKTSLKVQARRKLVLAKPSEAVQNAFHQTSNKTSHAFNSIHTSSSSCIKENKSEVPDKLEIHSGYAQKDQITNITKQGSNSSSIDEQICTNKLKERTVVSENNGTDSFNNLQIEKCRILEGTKKATMMPISDSLHKNELKCLDRDSKKPNIYEQNTQLVSIENYLNKDHDSFKNKTKQDKTKTAHDENEDPTGLDFQNTCQKKPAEDNVVKCERQKNPDVQKAPSLKHTNTWRKHNFRSLDGTSTKAFHPRTGLPLLSSPVPQRKTQSGCFDLDSSLLKCLSSRSPQQCINRDGDPDSHGKPFLSSSAPPVTSLSLLGNFEESVLNFRLDPLGVVEGFTAEVGASGVFCPTHMTLPVEVSFYSVSDDNAPSPYMGVITLESLGKRGYRVPPSGTIQVTLFNPNKTVVKMFVVIYDLREMPANHQTFLRQRTFSVPVRREVKRTVNKENSHQTEERLLRYLIHLRFQSSKSGKIYLHRDVRLLFSRKSMEVDSGAAYELKSYTESPTNPQFSPRC, from the exons ATGCTTCTGTGGAAGAACAATATTCCAATCATGGTAGAAGTGATGCTACTTCCAGACTGTTGCTATAGTGATGAAGGGCCCACCACAGAGGGGAATGATTTAAATGATCCTGCAATCAAACAAGATGCATTGTTGTTAGAAAGGTGGATTTTGGAGCCAGTTCCTCGACA GAGTGGAGATCGATTTATTGAAGAGAAGACCCTTTTATTGGCTGTTCgctcctttgttttcttctctcagctGAGCGCGTGGCTGAGTGTTTCACATGGTGCTGTTCCCCGAAACATCCTGTACAG GGTGAGCGCTGCAGATGTGGACTTGCAATGGACGTTCTCCCAGACACCCACTGAGCATGTCTTTCCTGTTCCTAATGTTTCTCACAACGTGGCCTTGAGGGTCAGCGTCCAGTCCCTGCCCAGGCAATCCAATTACCCGGTTTTGACCTGCAGCATTCACACCAACCTTGGCTTTTATGAAAAGCGAATGCAGGAGCGTAAGTTCCATCAGTGCAGCgatcccagtgctgctcagcaatgCAGCACTTCCAGTCCACAGCGTTTTCGTGGGAAACAGACATGGACAATGACACCTGAACGCCTACTTAATGGAAAAAAGATGCCTGAATTTACTACAtcttttagaaatttaaaactttatCCATCTACTGGACTTGGGTCTGACTTTGGGGCATCACAGTCTAAAGTTCAGTGCTACAATTCCACAGCAAATATTAAGACACAATCCCATGAAACACCGGTCAGAACTTTTAAATCCTATTCTCTAGTTGATTCCCGTGTTTCAAATAGTCATTGCTCTCATCAGCCCACAGGAGAAACCAATCCTTTGATAGGCTCTTTGCTTCAAGAGCGCCAGGAAGTCATTGCAAGGATTGCTCAGCACTTGATTCACTGTGATCCAGCTACTTCACCAGTTGTTGCTGGGCGTCCATTCACCACACATGAAAACATCTCGGCTACACCAAAAGCTTTTCGGAGTACTTTCGAAGAGGAAAACTTGccaaggaaaagcaaggaaagctCCCCTGTTTCAGCTGCCAACTTAGACAATGCAATACAGGAAGATGGTGGCGAAGGCAAAACTAGAGCCGTGCCAGAGGTCACACTGCTCGATGCCCGTGTTCCAGGGAACCACTGTGGTCGTCAGTCAGCAGGAGAGAGTAACCCCCTGATCgattccctgctccaggagcgGCAGGAGGTGATAGCAAGGATTGCCCAACACCTGATTCATTGTGATCCAGCTACTTCCCACATTGCTGGACGTCCATTCAAAATGCATGAGGCTAATCCAGTCACGTCAAAAATTTTCCGAAGTACATATGAAGATGAAAATTTGCTGAAGAAAGGCAAGGAACCgccttctgtttcttttgctaaatcaaatttttctttgttggaAGACAGCAGTAAATCTGGGACAAAGACACCTGATACTCCTATCACTCCTTCTAGGTTTGATGGAGAATTGAAGACTTCTCTGAAAGTtcaagcaagaagaaaattggTTTTAGCAAAACCCAGTGAAGCTGTCCAAAATGCATTTCATCAGACTTCAAATAAAACTTCTCATGCATTTAATAGCATTCACacgtcatcatcatcatgtattaaagaaaataaatctgaagttCCAGATAAATTGGAAATACATTCTGGTTATGCACAGAAAGACCAGATAACCAATATAACTAAGCAGGGTTCAAATTCCAGCAGCATTGATGAACAGATTTGCACAAATAAACTTAAAGAAAGAACAGTTGTTAGTGAGAACAATGGCACAGAcagttttaataatttacagatagaaaaatgcagaatactTGAAGGTACAAAAAAAGCAACTATGATGCCGATATCTGACTCTTTGCACAAAAATGAGCTCAAGTGTTTAGACAGAGACtccaaaaaaccaaatatttatgAGCAAAATACTCAGCTTGTTagtattgaaaattatttaaataaagaccATGAcagtttcaaaaacaaaaccaaacaagataaaacaaaaactgcacATGATGAGAATGAAGACCCAACAGGCCTCGATTTTCAAAACACTTGTCAGAAGAAGCCTGCAGAAGACAATGTAGTTAAATGTGAACGGCAGAAGAACCCAGATGTACAG AAAGCACCATCTctaaaacacacaaatacatGGCGGAAACACAATTTTCGATCCCTGGATGGAACTTCAACCAAGGCTTTTCATCCCAGAACTGGACTGCCTCTGCTTTCAAGTCCT GTTcctcaaaggaaaacacagtcTGGGTGCTTTGATCTGGATTCATCATTGTTGAAATGTCTGTCTTCAAGAAG ccCACAACAATGTATAAACAGAGACGGTGATCCAGACAGCCATGGGAAACCATTTTTAAGTTCTAGTGCTCCACCAGTAACAAGTCTGAGCCTTCTGGGAAACTTTGAG gaatCTGTCCTGAATTTCCGCCTGGACCCGCTTGGTGTCGTGGAGGGTTTCACAGCAGAGGTGGGAGCGAGTGGAGTCTTTTGTCCCACACACATGACTCTGCCAGTTGAAGTGTCATTCTACAGCGTTTCAGATGACAATGCGCCCTCTCCTTACATG ggTGTAATTACTTTAGAGTCCCTTGGTAAAAGGGGTTATCGGGTACCGCCTTCAGGAACAATACAAGTG ACCTTATTTAACCCTAACAAAACTGTGGTGAAGATGTTTGTGGTGATCTATGACTTGAGAGAAATGCCAGCTAATCATCAAACATTCCTACGGCAAAGAACTTTCTCTGTTCCTGTGAGACGAGAAGTCAAGCGAACTGTCAATAAAGAAAACAGTCACCAGACTGAAGAAAGGCTACTACGCTACCTCATACATCTGAG GTTCCAGAGCTCTAAATCTGGAAAGATCTACCTCCACAGAGATGTAAGGCTCCTATTCTCTCGGAAATCCATGGAAGTTGATAGCGGCGCTGCATATGAACTCAAATCTTACACTGAATCTCCAACAAATCCTCAGTTTTCACCAAGATGCTAG